The Streptococcus oralis Uo5 genome includes a window with the following:
- a CDS encoding Dps family protein, with protein sequence MVELKKEAVKDVTTLSKTAPVALAKTKEVLNQAVADLYVAHIALHQVHWYMRGRGFLVWHPKMDEYMDSLDGYLDEISERLITLGGKPYSTLTEFLQHSEIEEEEGEFRNVEESLERVLAIYRYLIALFQKALDVTDEEGDDVTNDIFVGAKAELEKTVWMLAAELGQAPGL encoded by the coding sequence ATGGTTGAATTGAAAAAAGAAGCAGTAAAAGACGTAACAACATTATCTAAAACAGCGCCAGTAGCATTGGCAAAAACAAAGGAAGTATTGAACCAAGCAGTAGCGGACTTGTATGTGGCTCACATTGCCCTTCACCAAGTTCACTGGTATATGCGTGGTCGTGGTTTCCTCGTATGGCATCCAAAAATGGATGAATACATGGACAGCCTTGATGGCTATCTTGACGAAATCAGCGAACGTTTGATCACCCTTGGCGGCAAACCTTACTCAACTTTGACAGAATTCCTTCAACACAGTGAAATCGAAGAAGAAGAAGGAGAATTCCGTAACGTTGAAGAAAGCTTGGAACGTGTTCTAGCGATTTATCGCTACCTCATCGCTCTTTTCCAAAAAGCTTTGGATGTGACTGATGAAGAAGGCGATGATGTTACAAACGATATCTTTGTTGGTGCTAAGGCTGAACTTGAGAAAACAGTTTGGATGCTTGCAGCAGAACTTGGACAAGCTCCTGGTTTGTAA